The genomic stretch ACAAGGATCCCATATTTTGTTACAGTCAAAGTGTCAGACTATTGCTtcattcacagaatcagagCTTTGTTactaaaaaaatatgaaagctcttatatattttaaattatcttcTTTCAGAGTtgcaagaaaatgaagcaaaaatggttaaaaaataaaagccatgtgcacacacatacatacacaccaCAATTCAGATCACCACATAATCCTCTGGAAGAACGATCAAACTCACAGCATTGTTTCACTTTAGAACGAAAAGTTTATGAACCAATCTCCAACAAAAACCCAGCTAGCAACCCTAGGAAGTCTAAGGCAGTTGTTCTATGTGCAAGTTTCTACATAGCAGAGTGCCAACTCCAGAGTCTTCCCATGACTTTGTGCATTACTCTGTTTCTTTGTCACTTTCCGCCCACTGATTTGGTTTGCTGTCTCCAGCAGGTTTTCTTAATGCAGCACTGgaactggggaggaaaaaaaaaaaggagaatgttATAATGCAAATAAATTATGCTTAGGATAGACAATTTTAtgatatttaatatattttgcaaTGTAACAATCATTAACTTCAGGTTAGGCTTTCCATAAGTTATCTACAAGTCAGTTTCTACATAGAGTTTAGCACTATAAAACCAACCTCATTTCAGATACCTGTTACGTGCAATATACTGAGACATCTGGCAAGGTTCTGCTGAAACAGGACCACCCAACATACAGTGAGGTTTTCTTTGCTGAGATGTAGATTTCAGTAATCGATTGTCTTGGTCAGAACCTAAGAGAGGTACATATCAACAGTTAAACTACAGTGCAATCAAAAACATTTGAAGGACTCACTTCTTTATATGTTCTACTTcacaaaaaacaccaaataTCTTGCAGGATGTCTATAATAATATATCTTATTGTTACAGATCCCTATAAAATTTTATGAGCACATGTAATGCTACTGAATGAAGTTATGCTCAGATTAGGATTCCACACTTTAAAGTGAAGCATTTACATATACAACCATCACTGCACATAGTCATATTGAAGTCAAGTTTAAAGCCACTCAGTAAAGTTTCTTCCAGCTATGGCGGATACAGTAATCAACACCAACATGAAAAAATGCAAACTTGTCAGAGTATAGGGAAAAAGTAAAAGCACTTAGTTAAATGCCTTAGCATTTATATGAACTTAACTATCACTAAAGTTGATGGAAAGACAATGGCCAAACTTGCCAGGGCCAGATCAATCCTTGCTAACTCTGCCTCACACTTAGATTCCAGAGCTTTCATATGAAGTGGAAAAACAGAATGGTTCTGTATTCTGCAGCATTCATCACAGCACTACAGAATAAAGAGCTTTTGGACAAGTGTCATGAAAACCAAAAATTTATCATGAAAACAACTCTAATAAACTGTGGAATAATATCCAAATGGAGTCTTGACTCTCTGTGGcagacatttttgtttttatgactACTATCAGGTAGCTTAAGATTAGGATATATAAAAGATCAAAGAATGCCatttagaagagaaaatgacaTTAAATACATCCAGAAACAATAGAATTTGGAAAAAGGCAATTACAAATCAAAAGTTTTAGTGTACAACGAATGTTAAACAGATCTCAAGTTGCTCACAGATCACTAAATCAAGTCATTCTTCATGAACAACAGCCAAACAATTTTAGCATTATGcctaaaaataaaagttctCCTACTGTGGAAGATCATTTCACACTTACAGAAAGAATTgcatagaaaagaaacaaggaaaacccAGAACATGAGGCAGGCTAGTTTATctaacaagaaaacaaattcaagCTATCTTTACTTGATAGATGTTTCACACATTTATCTTTAACTGTTGGCTGCCATAACAAGAATCTTTTTAACAGATTGTTGCTACTTTTTCCTCCCccattcctttattttttgtctCAACCCCACCACACAGCCCTTAGAAAGTATCAAAGACTCAGTGGTGAAGACCAAAACACTGCATGTGCATATTCAGGAATGAGGGCATGGGAAATGAGCTTACcaatttgaaagaagaaatactttcaGTATTCTAAACTATACATAACATAGccattttataatttctttttctgaaattacTCCTTTATGGAGATACAAATCTTAAAATTGTTTATTGTTCACATTTGTAATCATTACACTCttttcactatttctttttccaaaggaTTCTTTTCTTTACTGAATATGTTTGTTCGCATGTTTAATATTACTTCATCTCAAACAATTAATGCTGCCACCTCCACATTATGATGTTCTTGCTCCCAAAACTTGTTGCTTATCTATATAGATCTTTATAGGTCATGATTTCTTCAACTGCCTTGGCAATTAATATGCTTACATTTAATTTAGGTTCGTAACTCTAGAAGTTCCCTTTCTTAATAGCTGTACTGTCAGGTACTTGACATTCACCAGATCACCTCACAAATACAAAATCATTACATAATTATCAGGGAAGGAGTTATCACGAttccctttttaaaaggaaattttgaACCACCAGTTACTCTGACAGCCAGAGGCACAGATACCTGGTAAAATTTGTCTTGGGAAGTgttaggttggggttttttgttgttgttgtttgggttcttttgtggtttgttgtttatttgttggttttttttttttgggggggggtgtttttttttgtttttgggggggttgggatttttttttttaatagttttgttTATATTTCCATCTTCTAATTgaaagaaagggggaagggaggaggaagggagagaaaaagcacaTTACAAGAACATAGTTTGAACCAAATACTTGCTTCCTAAGAAGGCACTTGGAGTTGTCACATTTTCAGAGTGCTTATAATCAGTAGAAATACTTAAGAACTGTTGCTTCAGCCATGCTCCTCTATCTTCTTCAAATGCCTTTCTCTAAAAGAAATGAGAGTTTACATTTACAACCGCAGGAACAAGCTGACTCCACATTCATGCTATTCCAGCTAAGAAAAAGTTGTAACATGCCCATGTAATTCAGGAGAGACAGCCATTTAACACAGAATTACAGTCATGTGAACaagcttttgaatccaacaaggATTAGCTGAGAAGGTATTTATTTTCAAGCCAACTCCCATGGTTTGTTTCACTGAAGTCTGACTAATCCTTTCATTTTACTGTTCTCCACTCCAGCGACACCATGTCCTATCACTGCCTTCTatgctccccttccccttcagtGTAGCACTGCCTCTTGGACAGTAGCCCCCATTTCTGCACAGCTGCCAGTAAGGATTACTGCTTAAACCTCAACCCTGAGCCTTTTCCTTGATAAAAGTGATATTGAAAATAGCACTGATTAATTCCATCTGAAACTGTGGCAGAAAGGGGTTGTTTTATTTTCGTCATTGAGCACAAAAAAAGCTAAGGAAAATAATGGCAAAAGACAAACTCCAAAAAGATCCAATGGCTCTGGAATCAAGCAACAAGCTAATTCATCTCAAAAAGCTATCAGTAAAACAGGTTCTACAAGGTCATTCTAGTCTTAACCTTGAGAGATTAGGTGAACAGTACTGCTTTCAtctgaccaactgaatccacagTTCTATAAATTTTAATCGCATCTCAACTCCAACTTTTTGCTCTGCATGTCAAAGCAAGCAGTTCTCTAAGTAGTAAATCCATTCTCTAACTAGTAAagtccatttctttttttccttcagtattttcctgCCATAACTGTACAATCATAGTTTCATGACCACATACATCATCATGGCTTCCTTTCCCTGTTAAACTTGTAAGCCCTCTCATGCACTCAGCCCTAACTGCTGGCTGGACCAAAGAACACACCTGCTAGAGCTCATTTAGAAACACATCTACCCCAACCATGTTCCAGTATGTGTGCTTACTGGCCAACTTCACTacaagaaaagaacagataaccttaaggaaaaggcagcaattactttgcatttctgaaatagTCACTGGTTTAGTCAACAGTTTAGGAATCTAGTACCTTTGAGAACTCACAGAATGCAGCCAAATCTGACCAAAACTTGCATAAACCTTGCTTTTGTAGGAAGCCAAGCTTAAGCATTATCTACTAAAGGATTTTGTGATTAAGTGGACTGATTTTTGGAAGTACTTAGATAttgctaaaacaaaaaaactagCCATTCTAATTGCAGCAACTGTGTTTTCTATTACACAAAAAATCCtactttttcagttttgagggttttttttgtttggtttttttgtttgtttgttttgttttggtggggggTTTTATTAATGCCAACAGAATGACCTCCTACAATGACCAAAGATATGTTTCATATAGTATGGGAATTATCTTTCTCTATAGACTCTAGCAAACAGATATTGTTGGATGGCTGCACTTTGGTGCATATAGCAGTAAAATTACTTAATCATGACTCATCTTCCATAGcagtttccttttctaacaCCTTCCCACTTTTTTAATACCTCAAGTCCTAATCTAATAGCAGCTTCTGTAAAACTCCTTCGTTCCTTCTCaaaattctttctttgctcTCGAAATAGTCTCCATTCTTCCTGAAGACGCTCCCTTTCTTCCAGTAAATAGCAGTCCTGTAGTAACACAGTGGTGTCATCATCACATGGACacatgagctgctgctgcagatatAAAGCAAAGAGATACAAACATTGATTTGGGAGTTAATGTTAAGAGGGGCAGAATTTCCTtggattttcagttttataaagaaaaatgactggagtttaaaataaagcaaagtagTAAGTATCAAGTTGGTGGCTGGTGGGGGCAGAGTTCCAGATAGCAAGCAGAATATCCCCCTTCAGTCAGCTGACCTCATCAGCCTTCTTCACCTTTAACTCCCCAAATTATTCCTACCAGAATTACAAGCTCTTTAAATTACTAACCAACCCACTAGCACACCTATACTCAGACCAGCCATTAAgatgttatattttaaaagcattattaaaaaaaaaaaaaaaatggagaaaggcTCAGAGGTGAGAAAAGTGACAAATTAAAAGAACAGCTTAGAttcagctgagaaaaaaaaattagaaaaattaaagtCTACTACCTGTAAAAGCTGTTGCTGAGTTTTGATCATCTCTTTACATTGCTGGATCTCCAACTCTAGCTTTTCAGTTTCCATCTCATGGTCTTCTCTTGAAATGACATCTTTTGCATTCAAAGCTCCTGAATGCACACGTGATACtaaggggaagagaagaaagctacttaaaagaaagaaatacaaaaccaaaacaacaaaaatccctCATATCAGGGACTTACAGCAATACCAAAAGATTTTAAACTGTTTGTTTCATCCTGAAAGATATATACACAGTATATTCAAAAGCACTACTGGAGATGAGATCCAGAACTGGTGCTACACACATAGCTATGCACAAAAtccagttcagaaaaaaatagcaattaaaaCAGCCATTTCACACCCCTAAAGGAAAACCAAGCATCTGCACTGTAATAAGTGTCATACAAAACCCCCCACTTGTTTCAGcagttatttaaaagaaagcaagtgaagatttcttttcagtaaCATGCTGTTAGCCTGTTCTTCCAAGCCTACTTCTGAAGGGCTTGTGTGTTCATAAAAATATGATAGCAACTATATTTATCACAGATATAAAAAGATAGCCTTTTCCTTCAAGTCctgtgaaggagaaaaggagccAACAAATATCACAAGAACATTCTCATCCCAGTAAGGGAACAAATTAGAGAAGAATAAGATGTATTTTGTGTAATTACATACTGCTGTAATTTCATGCATAGCTATAACAGTGATTGTAATAAGCCAAACTTCAATTCACTGATGTCAGTGTTTGAATATTAATTGAAGCCTGGTGGACTACACTATGGCCATTTCTATAAatcagaaaaaccccaaaaggtGACtccaagaaaacagcaaatgctcaaaacatttttcctgctgcttacAACTATTTTTCCAGTTAGCTACACCGGATCAAGTATTACTTAAAACAAATGTTCTTAAAATCCTTCCTATGGCATAAGTGTATTCTCACATAGACCATCTGCTCTTATTTGCAATTGCATGCATGACCTTCTCAGTCTTATTCTTGACTGTAGATATCCCTGTGatagcagcagcatttgcttgCATGGGAAAATAATACTAGGAaagaattttatatatttttagctGTCTTTTAATGCTGTTTAACAGCTGGAAACAAGGAGGGTTCATCACCACACCAGCAGCCAGTTCACTTTAGAATGCCAGAAGAAGCCTCACAGATATGGTTATGGCAAGCCTAGACTCCCAAGATGGATTTATGCATTTTGCCTCCAATCACTTCAAATTACATCTGCATTACTTGAACATCGCAAAAAGCTGGGGAAAGGCAACAAATTGTACTACAGGGCATGtatattcaaaagaaaaataattatgtctTCATAAAGCTGCTGTTTACTGTGTCAGAATATAATCATGTCCTTTCTCATAACAACAGGCTTGGTATGCAGTCACTCCCTACAACTGAAATTCACACAGAAAAACTATAAAATCACAAGCCCTTTCAGAAAGGCCACCAGGTCGTTCCTTGCATTTTAGCTTAGACAGTAAGTCTTCAGAGCATGATATCAAATGGAATTATTAGTAGTACTTTACATGAAAATGTAATACAAATAAACTTCACCTTGGTTATCTAGCTTTTCAACATGATTTTTCAACATTCTCCACTGTTTTCTAATGCTGTTGGTAAGCTGCTCTCGCACAGTTTCACAAGACAGTTCCCACATATTCTCTTTATTTAACTCTCCAATATCTTCTTCCAAGTCTGACAGAACCTGTAGAAGCAGAAACAAGGTGTAAACCTCTCCACTATTTCAAATACATGCATTCATTGATTTAATATGGATATGGATTTAATTTactgaagggaagaaaaccctCAGGAATGATTTTTCCAACCAGAGAAGTATGATTGTCAGGGAGTTTAGTTCCTTAACAGCATAATGTTGAAGAGACAGAAGTGACCTGGCAGTCCCCAGAATCCCACCACAGAGGGAGTGTATCTCACATCTTCAAGCTAGCAGTTCAGACTGCTGAATTATGCAgtcaagctgtagctgcccaTAAACTCACTACACAGCAGGAACAGGATTTAAAGACAAAGATTTTCTCCTGTTGAGAATAAAGTAATTTGTTCCTGCCTTATTTTTCTCCACAATGataaaaccccaaccaaccaaccaaaccaccaCACTGACAGTACTGGAGCTAGCACCTCCTTCTTCCGTCCATTTTTCACTACAGTTCCAACATCAAACCTGAATGCTATAGTGAACAGCTAGCATACAGAAGTCTaaatagaaagagaaaactaGCCCAGGACAGTTCAGTAGGTTTAATTTGAAAAGCTATAGTAATTTGAACAACTGCCATGAATATTCCACTCTTAAGCATCTAAACCATTCTGTACAATCCCCTTGATCTACAAGTAGGTAAGAAATAGTGGATGGGAAGTACAAAACCATAGTAGCCCATTAATGCTACAACAGTTAACAGATGCTTGTCTAATCTGTGGTTAATTTCAGAGCACTAAGTCTGTTTTTCCCAAGTTTGTTCCAATGCACAAGTTCATAAGGACCTCATTTCCACAGCTGGATTTTCACCAGTGTACTCAAGATTGTTCCAAACCCTCTTGGCCTCACTAGAATCCTATAATTAGGACCATTTAAAGAACTGATACCCAATTATGCTTTATACTACAAATTATACCAAATACCCATTACAGAAGATCAACTTCTCATTGCTGAGCTATAGTAATAATTATATCTACATAATCAACTTATAAAATAAAGGTTAACACACAGCACATTACTGATTACTGTACTAAATACACATGGGAGTCATTCTGTGTGGTACACAGGGCAAGTCGTCCAGTGAAGTTAAAGAGCTTATTCACACCTTACAAAGGTGTGGCCAGAGTCTCTAGTGCTTTTTCTACACAGTGCATTCTGAGGCTGGACAAATACACCCGAGATAGCTCAGAAATACAGGAATAGTACAGCAACTTGAGCAGGACAGCCAGTCCTCTCAAACAGCAAGCACTAGATCCCACAAAAAGAGTACACTCTGACAGGCTCTAGCTACACATATTCTTTGTTATGAATATGGACTATTTGTAATATAAAATGCTTAATACTTTGTTCTGTAGAGTATCTGTATTCTCTTAATACCCTATTACCAGTACATCAATCTTGAGTGATTCTTAGAATCTAGCTTTTATGCACATTTGCTGTATTTCAACTCGTTTTTTATGCTTAGGGACTTGGCTAAGCAAAAGCTCAGTTAGCTTTCTAGATTATTCCCTACTTCACTCTGACATCAAGACATAACTGCAACTTCTAGCAGGGAATCAGCAAACAATGATAAACAACGAATGTGCCCCATACtgttccataaaaaaaaaaatatacatatacacacactctgtaaacaaagaaatacttaaagcctgaaaacaaacaaaaagccccataGAACATTTTGCTTGAAATTACCAGCAGCTCTGTAAAAGGAACCAACAACTACTCTACTCCATATAAGAGCACATCCTAATTATATATCCTTCACCCCCAAGGATCCTATGGGAAGCCTGGTTTCTTTGCATGAGCACCTTGAAAGCTAACATCAACATCTTTGTATGGAAGGCAAGCAAAATCCAAAATGCATCATTACATAGAACTACATACAGGTAGCTACTGAATTTACAATTTGCTCGGAGCATACTTTCAAGCTTTCCATTGACTGACTGGGAAGAATACACTGGGTATTGTTAACAGTTAGTAGGTTACTTGTTTAAGTGATTTGTTTAAACTGATGTGCAAGCCACAATAAACATGAAAGTTTACTTTTACTTCATCTTTTTATAATTGTGAAAAGACTCCAGCACTAAACcacacagattttattttaactgaagaATACTTACTGGCCCATCTTCAGACCGTTCTTTAAGTTTCTGTTTCTGCGGTGGGAGAAGTGAAATAATCTCTTTCTTCATTTGCTGAAGAACTTTTTTCAGCTCCGCATTTTCCACTAAAAGTTGGTTTTGGCGTTGTTCATAATCACTTAACAGAATTTTGtacatttcttcttcatttctggAGGAAGAAATCTTACAGTAACAACATAACAGCCATAACATAAACTTCAATTAATGTTGTTCTAAGACAGCTACCTGGCTTCTGTCTTATCAGTCCTCCATGCACCTCTCTTCCCATCAGCTCTACCAACATAATTTAGAACTTCCATAGCTACAAATGAAAAGGATATTTCAAAGCGTGAACAACATGCAAATACATAAACATTCACACGACATTGCATTTACATGTAGTTATTGTCAAGAGACCACATTACCCAAATATTCCCCTCAATCCTCCAACCCATATGAAACCACACTGCCCTGCTTAAAGTAACTGAGCAAGATAGCCAAGGAAAGAAGATAAATTTTTGTGTTTGGAAATTCATGGAGGGATGTATTCTCATCCTGTTTTATACTTTCTTATGCATTTCTTAATGAAATCTTCATCCCGATCTCAGCCTTCAGAGGTTTATCAACTCTGACCTCTCTTCTGCCAGTAATGCCAGTTATACCTGCAGTTTAGAGTAAACAACTTCCTAATGTGCCACAAGATGCTCCTCAAAACAAAGAAGCCTTTCTTTgcacatttaaagaaaaaaaaaacccaaataaaacacacacaaaacacaacaaccaaaaaaacatgaaaaacaaaaccccagaccCATCACTACAGATGAGTGGTCCACGCACAATTCTAGTTTGCTATCAATTAATTAGATTTAAACCCCCGCTGCTTTGACTTCACTGACAGCTGAGATAATACTAGCCAAGTGCAGTCAAGAATATGCCACAGGTAAATTTTGCTGACCACAGGGTGAGGCTTCTAAAGATTACTGAGCTGATACCTAAAGACTTTCTGAAGCCAGAAAAGGTGTTCCTGCTAGTGTCCTAATCTGGTTTAGTTTACCCTCAAGCACTTTCAGCAgactaaaccagcagaaaaacagcTTGGCAACAATATGAACAGTTTTCTTCTGGCTTAGTGAATTAAACCAGCTTACTAAAACACAACATACAttacagctggaaaacagctaAATGTTTTGGGGCTGGCAGGAAGGATAAGACAAGAAGAGCAGGACTTCCACTGGTGATAAAGGATACAAATACACTAAGGTAAGATATATGAACCAAAACATGCAggtatttttcttaatacatAATGCTGATACCCATTTTCAGCAGCACACCACAAAAACCATACTCATGTTAAATAGCGCGGATGCTTTGAACACAATTTTTAGGCAGCATGACATATAAAGgagatttcttttctcctcatttcaCAAAACACTAGGTGCTACATGTCATGTAGGTTCCTCTCCAAAGTTTCTCAAGGCTTGTCCCTAACACAAGTAGACCATAGTATCTTAAGggtggaaaaaaatgtcatgcAGTGTTCCTTCCTGATTGCAACTGGTGAGCATAATACAGTATTTATGACACTAAGGTCTTGTGATGGCAGCAGTAATTCTAAAGTAGAGGAGAGACAGCTCTATCCTAGGAATTGATTCCAGATAATTCCTccagtaaaaaaaccctctcattTTGTAAAGATCTCCATTTGGTTTGTGCTTGCTAAAAAAACCTTATAGAACAATGTAAGTTAGCCTTACAGAGTCAGCTGACTTGAAATATTACATCTTTTACATAACGTTGTAACATCTAAAGACCTACAAGAGGGCCATACTGACTTTAAAGACACCCAgaatataaaagcatttttaacatATTGAATATGCTGGTTTGCTGTAGTAAAATTCAGAGCTACTTACCtatctttttgtcctttttgttcATGACTAATTGATGCAAGCGCTCCTTTAATTTGttatattctctttctttcctcttcatatCATGATTGTACTGTGTAGCTCTGCTTGAGATTATGTTCTGCAACTTCTGTACCTAAAAGCAACCCacaaaaactgtattttcttcaacTAAAGCATAACTACAATAGATGTcttcagaaaaccaaaacacaagaaGCAAAATGATACTTCTAATTAAAACTGTCTTTCTGGTGAAAGGAAGTGACaaaaggaaatcagaaaaaCTCTCCCAGCCCATGGATTCCAACCTCAGACTTCTCAGGGGATTTAGCGTCTTTTCTGCAGAAACCAATATCACAAACAACATATAATAATACTTGTTAGGTTtacactaaaaataataaagtactAATCTTCTGGGCAGCAGGATGCTGGAAGACAGACTATTCCATTTGGTTTAAAAGGACgttaaaacataaaacaaatttTTGGCCAGTACTATCAATACCTGGGCTTggtttttgattttgttttgtttcttgggtttgtatttttttctcacctCTCCTCAATTGCCAGTTTTAAGCTTACAAACAAACATACAGCACATTGAATATTTTAAGTTACAACTTCAGAATATTCACTATATACAGATAGTGCTGAGATCACTAACTGCATGAATAGGTTTATGATCACAGAGAACCCTCACAAACTTAGGAGCCATATAAACAAGGGGGGGTGCAGGAGGTGGTACAGGAGAGgggatgggagggagggaagcacACTGGACACAAATCCTAAACTAAACAGCACCTTGAATATCAAAGTGTCTTCTGATCTTGGTTCTTCTTTTAAACGAAGATAAAGCTATGCTCCAAAGTACAGAAAGCCTCAGAAAATGGCATATATGCTTTTCTGCACTACTCTCTGCTATTATTATAACTTGGACCTATCCCTAACAGAACTTACATATCCATATGCAACATGCCAATTTCACTTTGAGAAAGGCAACATTTACcaagaaaataagaatttaatGTGAACAATTACAAGCctcactaaaataaaaatgtattactGAATATCTAGGTAATGACTTGTGTTAATGTACATGACAACTCACTtcatccttttcatttttaagtaacTGGTGCaaatttctgttcttgttttgcaGTTGTCTGTCTCTTTCCTGAAGTCCAACTATCTCCCTTTTAGATAATTCCAACTGTTCCTAGGAAAGAGTGTTGATAGCTCAGTATCAGTAAGAATTAACAGCAAAGGATtagcaaaaaagacaaaaaaaaaaaccccaaaaaaaaaccaaaatccaaaaaacccacaaactaaACAACAGAACATACAAAACAGAGTGACGAACCACCTCACTTGAAGTAAGCTTTCCTGTATATTTCTCCAATGTTTTGGGGATGATCTTGCATTCTCAATGACAATTTAGTTATATTTTCTGGAGCAAGAAGCATGATTCCCCACTATAAGTAACGCTCCTGCTCACAAGTAACAAAAATTTGGCTTGGTATTTAACAGGAATTATCTCATTGAACAATAATCTTATAATTACTTAATGAAAAcctaatttttctttaagttggGATTCTGTAAGCATTTCTATACTGGGAGAGTGAGGCAGATACTGAACAATCTGTATGAACTTGGGACTACAGTCTCACTGGAGTATTCCTGTTAAATAATCAAGAGAACAATTAACACATATGCAGCCTGTtaccacagcaaaacaaataagCTATTTCACATATATAGAGTAAGGCTAGAGAGGCGATCTCATTATAACACATTATGCAAAACTAGAATTTTAGACCTTTTTTCCACAAATATGGAACTCAAACCCCAAAATGCCAACTTAATTGACAGAGCCAAACACTACATACaagctctttttctttgtatgtaTAGTACTGAGCTACAAATGTGCAGAGATATTTAAGCAACAAGAATTCCTAAGCAAACCACACTTCAACACAGGTAACAACATAGCATAAGTCAAGATGTTTGCTGCATGGTATCTGAAAGAATTTACACAAGAAACTTTGCAAGCTGACAGCTGTATTAAATGCCCTGGGATTGAAGTTGTACTAACAAGGTACCCATCCCAACACCATCACCTTAATGCCATTTGTCTAGGGAAAGTAACTGGAGTGGTTACCCGGAAGCTAACATTATATAGTACTGGTATAAAAATTAAGTGCAGTTACACACGATTTTTAACATCCTATAGAAATGCTTCTATGTGGATGACCTACTATATTGAGAATCTACAGCAGTATTTGTGA from Lathamus discolor isolate bLatDis1 chromosome 3, bLatDis1.hap1, whole genome shotgun sequence encodes the following:
- the SSX2IP gene encoding afadin- and alpha-actinin-binding protein isoform X2 gives rise to the protein MGDWKTITVPVLSSDSKNIFQYTSDKSISSPSMNSQVLRLSLPSAKSMHGFFSAFCTEENIEQSVSYLDRELTTLGFPSIYAESKGKELNLISIINCMNELLVLQHKNLRAQEEVEMQHLKLGSDMDHLQNCYAKLKEQLELSKREIVGLQERDRQLQNKNRNLHQLLKNEKDEVQKLQNIISSRATQYNHDMKRKEREYNKLKERLHQLVMNKKDKKIAMEVLNYVGRADGKRGAWRTDKTEARNEEEMYKILLSDYEQRQNQLLVENAELKKVLQQMKKEIISLLPPQKQKLKERSEDGPVLSDLEEDIGELNKENMWELSCETVREQLTNSIRKQWRMLKNHVEKLDNQVSRVHSGALNAKDVISREDHEMETEKLELEIQQCKEMIKTQQQLLQQQLMCPCDDDTTVLLQDCYLLEERERLQEEWRLFREQRKNFEKERRSFTEAAIRLGLERKAFEEDRGAWLKQQFLSISTDYKHSENVTTPSAFLGSSDQDNRLLKSTSQQRKPHCMLGGPVSAEPCQMSQYIARNRYLK
- the SSX2IP gene encoding afadin- and alpha-actinin-binding protein isoform X1, which gives rise to MGDWKTITVPVLSSDSKNIFQYTSDKSISSPSMNSQVLRLSLPSAKSMHGFFSAFCTEENIEQSVSYLDRELTTLGFPSIYAESKGKELNLISIINCMNELLVLQHKNLRAQEEVEMQHLKLGSDMDHLQNCYAKLKEQLELSKREIVGLQERDRQLQNKNRNLHQLLKNEKDEVQKLQNIISSRATQYNHDMKRKEREYNKLKERLHQLVMNKKDKKIAMEVLNYVGRADGKRGAWRTDKTEARNEEEMYKILLSDYEQRQNQLLVENAELKKVLQQMKKEIISLLPPQKQKLKERSEDGPVLSDLEEDIGELNKENMWELSCETVREQLTNSIRKQWRMLKNHVEKLDNQVSRVHSGALNAKDVISREDHEMETEKLELEIQQCKEMIKTQQQLLQQQLMCPCDDDTTVLLQDCYLLEERERLQEEWRLFREQRKNFEKERRSFTEAAIRLGLERKAFEEDRGAWLKQQFLSISTDYKHSENVTTPSAFLGSSDQDNRLLKSTSQQRKPHCMLGGPVSAEPCQMSQYIARNSSSAALRKPAGDSKPNQWAESDKETE